In the genome of Rhopalosiphum padi isolate XX-2018 chromosome 1, ASM2088224v1, whole genome shotgun sequence, the window ACGTCGTCACAGTGTCATACTTGCGTATGGATGATGTGTCGGCTACACCGGAACATAGGGAAGGGCATCCTACCGACCTATCTCGCtcaccgctgccgccgccgccaggATCGTAGTTAACTACTTCAACCCAGAACCCCCGACTCCGCAATCCGTTCTCCATTCTGCCTTTTCACGACCGACTCGCGCCGCAGCTCAACGCCATTTTACCGCTCGCTCTGCCGACTGGTGCGCATGTTCGAAACCAAACACGCTTTGATTACAATTTTCTGTACGTATTATACGTGGTGTGTGGACGGAAACTGTAGTTTTTGAATCACGTTTGGCCgttgtttttattgatttgtttttttgaaattcattTTTAGAGCTTCTTCGACACTACCCAGCCACAAAAATGAGCCTGTTCCGTACGACCGCCTCCAGAATCTTGGAAATCAACCAGGTACGTTTAGACATAGAATTGACCTATTGAAAGTTCGAAAGGTTTCGTTTTCAACCCTTTTTAAGTTTCCCTCCCTCCCACCGTGATTCGCGTTGTTTAGGAGTTGTCCCCGAAGCGACTTTACCAATTTTTCTGTATTTTCTGATAATGAATATGTCGATGAACttagtattttaatgtttctaaAATTTGTGAAAATAGATTTGATTTACCTCAgcttttataatgttttaatattatattcactggtggcgtttattttttaatttttaccaaaatttcAAGTACGTGACTGTTGCCCTAAATGATGTGCTATCTGCTGGATAGGTAATCTTGCCCACCTATTACTTATGTTTAGGTAGTGTATGTCAAAGTTAAGATTTGGTGGGGGAGATTCCTTTTATGAtgtgttaaaaaattttttttatgacctGTGTTATCAATACAAAAATTCAACCTAACAGTTTTGAgttattaggtaattatttattatataaatgacctCCATCAACCTTGAGATGGTTCCCTTCAAACGGCATTAAAAAATTGGCAACAtatgctaatttattttttattttaatataatgaatggAAGTTGCTTACATTTTTGGGACCAtatccaattttattttttagattttgggtcatggttgaataattattatttatcaattaggtacctattagacacttatttatttgacaataatttaattttaaataatgtggagataggtagatatttattttagtcttagtaatttttattgctatttttcgATCATTTTTATCTCTTTACTTAACTGTAACCAGGGttcagaataattttaataagacttcaaaaaaacattttgttgaagatataaatatatttttagagtaAACATAAGATTTGCTTATGCAGTtgcatacaatacatttttcatgacaatatttataatcatactaAATTTTGTTCAacccttaaaataaaaattatgattattagtaTTGAAAATTCAGATAAGTAACTTAAGCAGTATCCAGCTAAACGTTGGTCTACTATTCCactcatttaaactttaagataGTTATAACCAGGGGTGTTCCCATagggtatactacatatacgccgtatactctcaagattttttttcaatattatgggtaactgcgtatacccataaatccataatacatgcgtatttgatgatatagtatactctcaaaaaaattCATGGGAACACCACTGGTTATAACTACTTGTTTAAAGTTGAAATTTTAGAAatcattgttttcaaaaattaaaaatgtatgatatcattattcaaaatgtaaaaacttaataaaatagtcttgataatttttgttacaagattttcaattttattttttcgtggggaggttttaatattttttttagactatagcttatttaattattttttattatatctagaCTAGATTTAGTATACTGAAGaaataatactatgataaaaatcataataaaactaGAAAAACACTATTTATGAACTAtcctaataaaatgtattaattgctTACTCTATGAGTAagatataattacttttaaaaattgttattaacataCTTAGTATACATAAAGTATGATTACTTAAtagcttattataataacaacctTAAACAAATctaagttaaacatttttaattaagtataatacattaatactatcGGTAgatgtatttaaatagttttatactaatatattattttgtttaagtatcaaattaaatgaaaacattttctgTAATAAACCTATATTTAACCTAGGGTATTAATGGTgttatcttatttaaatatagatattcaaTATAgtacttgtattattaaaaatggtacacataattaaattatttaatatgcagtatatcaattatcagtatcattaaataaaataatcaattgataatcaaaataatttctttattatcttatcatttaaaaaaactagTCCTTTAATATGCAGGAACCTCatgattttttgtatacataaatacatgacCTAttgtctaatttaatttttgataatctaGTAAGcctcattaatttaatattaagaatacGCCACGCCTACATATTTTATCTTTGTCTTACAAAagtacatcatagcaaattgtACATTCACATTTATCTACTttacttagttatttttaaagttggagtaaatttagcatattataaaatgtataggttaaATTACTATCTAGGGCATCTTGAAGgctttttatcgatatttaaattacaaagtattttaaaaataaaaggtaaaaatgattattgataacaaaaaattggcaatattttaagtttgtttGACGGACGGAGATAACACATGTGGAATGTGGATGTGACATCCTTTAGTGACATGCGTGTTATCTGATCACATTATGCATGTGGGATAATTTTTAtccaatcaaataataataatttttatgcaattttatttattaccaagtgttaattattatattagaaataaaaaaaaaataacttaacatttttggGATTGTATAACTAAAAGATAGTTTACTCATTTCAATATGgaaaattcacaaaataatgtataatatatttaaaattttctggGGTAAATAATTATCCCACGTATGTCACCCGAAGTTAAAATGACTAAATaatgtaactattaaaaaaaaatttacaaaattactaCATTTGTTGAACAATACACTTtttctaatttgttttattatattataataaactataacctaacctataagtatattatttaatttattcttttaaatactTGTTAGGTTGCTGCTCCATTATGGACTGCTTCTCGCTCAATGGGATGTTCATCAACCGATCTGAAAACTGTAGTTGCTGAAAAATTAAAGCAGAGTGGAGAGGAAATCAAAGCCTTCAGAAAGCAACACGGATCTACAGTTGTCGGTGATGTAACTGTAGACatggtaattaaatgttaataatatcaaattaataaaaatatttatttaaatatattaaatgttttgatttgtATAGATGTATGGTGGTATGAGAGGTATCAAGGCTTTAGTTACAGAGACATCTGTATTAGACGCAGACGAGGGTATTCGATTCCGTGGTTATTCTATTCCTGAATGTCAAAAGTTATTACCTAAAGCACCTGGTGGTAGTGAACCTCTTCCTGAAGGATTATTTTGGCTATTGATAACTGGCGAAATTCCAACACCCGAACAAGTTAAATGGGTGTCTAAAACCTGGGCTGAACGTGCTGAATTACCATCACATGTTGTCACCATGCTTAACAACTTGCCAAACACTGTACATCCCATGACACAATTAACATCAGCAGTTGCTTTGCTTAATTCAGAAAGCAAATTTGTGGAAGCCTATACTAAAGGAGTTCATAAGTCACAATACTGGGAAGTAAGTGTACTTAGCTTGAGTTTTTAATCGctagttataacttttaatattttattgttattttgaaaaaaaaatagtaaaacacttatctattgtttatagtatttcTTCATTCTCaaactagaaaatatttatttgatatagtaGTAAGAAGGTGCGGGGGGACTGCTGCCATCGATAAAATTTCCGGAAACTTTAAAAAAGCTTCAATGTTTTGTgagtgtattatgtatacacaaaataaattgtcataTCATTTGTAAATCAACCAAATCACAAAATCGCCAATACATATcattaactacaaaaaaaaacttttcaataATTCCTTAATGTTTACATTTGGTGCAACGTtacttttcaaattaaaactgttCCTACCCTCtccatattgtttaattttaaaatcctaTCATGAAGACTTACTttttcactataaaacataataccttattataattcttcctataataaaataaatgctggAGTACTCTAATGAAGTAcctgaaatatatttaactattatatagtattgagtaattaaatttataatttaaaaaaaagttagaaatTTATAACTAGCAATTagttagatatataaaaaatgtttacaatattttaaatatttatgtttgttatatcataaaattttaattgtattataattatatgattgtaTTGATCTAGTACACATATGAAGATTCCATGGATTTGATTGCCAAGTTACCAGTAATTGCAGCAACAATCTACAGAAATATTTATCACGGTGGAAATCAAGTTGGCACTATTGACACTGAACGTGATTGGAGTGCAAACTTCACATCCATGTTGGGAGCTAATACTTCTGAAGAATTTGTTGAACTCATGCGATTATACTTAACCATCCATTCTGACCATGAGGGTGGTAATGTATCAGCTCATACAACCCATTTAGTTGGATCAGCTTTATCTGATCCGTATCTGTCATTCAGTGCTGGTATGGCTGGCCTTGCTGGTCCATTGCATGGACTTGCTAACCAAGAGGTGATAATCtttgatacattatattacatattttaatatttaatcaaacttGGGGGTATCTTATAAGTATAGTTAACTAAtggttttaacataatttattataatatttaatatatattcaaaattacaatttatttaaaataaataaatacaaatttcaacTTTAGGTTTTGGTATGGTTGCAAAAATTGCGCCAAGAAGTTGGAGATTCTGTAACCAAAGAACAACTTAAAGAATTCATCTTAAAAACATTGAAGAGTGGACAAGTTGTGCCAGGTTATGGACATGCTGTGTTACGTAAAACCGACCCACGTTACACTTGCCAGCGTGAATTTGCTTTGAAACATCTACCTAAAGATCCATTGTTCAATTTAGTATCACAAGTATTTGAAGTTGTACCACCAGTACTTAATGACCTTGGCAAAGTTAAGAACCCATGGCCCAATGTAGATGCTCACTCAGGAGTTTTATTACAGGTGTGTGAATTTACCtagatgtacaatataatataatatattatattatacataattattatgtatgtatatacaggGCAATTCTTTTATctaacaatattcattatttcaaaatgtattaatatttttgaaaatatatttttatataatttccaaagtaaaacaaaattaaaaaaaacgttaatagattttgaaataatgagtgttgtttgatataataatcaCCCAAATACTGTCaaattacttatacatttttaatattattttatagtactaCGGCTTAAAAGAAATGAACTACTATACAGTATTGTTTGGAGTATCCCGTGCTCTTGGAGTATTAGCTTCTTTGGTTTGGGACCGTGGTCTTGGTCTTCCCATCGAACGCCCCAAATCTTTCTCTACTGAAAAGATGAAGGAATTGGTCACCAAACTTTCCGCCAAAGCTGCATAAACTGTGTACTgacaatgatttttatttttttcaaaagaaaatcCTGCACataacttattttgttttaatttcttgaAACCCCGTCCAATTAATTTCTTACCTTGTCAATATAATTAAGTCATTATATccgtttaaaattgataatagtatatttcaatttattttttcattttttaagtaaaatgttGAATCTAGTAATGTGATttggtttttcattttaaaatttcccaagtataatatgtgtaatcaaGAATAAAATTCCATAATGCTTTCTCCTGAATTACATGGAGTGTAACATTGCTGttgtttattagtatttataaatatacaattattaaatagatgataaactattaatttattagatattgttGGTTGTTTATATTTGACAATGATTTTAGTGCAttggacaataattattttgtacatgcttgtattgaaaacaattttattgtaaaataatgaaattttgtagttttataactgttcttttaaaaatctattgttgattagttatacataataacaacataaaatattaacatcacatcattatgaattataaaatgttatttgcttataaaattataaagtcttacttgtagttttaaattataataatactttattcatGTTTTCAGTAATGAactttttactatttagtaaagCTGTATAGTGATAAATGACATAAACAgtgaacaaaatatatgtttatgtattgagataatactattatttattagtttataaaacaaattaatactaAGCCACACTTTTAGATGGTAAGTGGTTGAATAAGTACATATAGTTTATCAACTTATTGCATATTTGCTTATTATACCGGATTAAATGCCTACTTATATAGATATGGAAATATTTTTCACATCTCATATGAATAAACACATAACGTTattgaatttgattttaatgcaatttaaatttaccaaGGGGtactttttatattcaattaatttgtggatttaaaaaatatatgagtgCCTACTTTTATTGTGTAAAGATTTACTAATAAACTTTATCTACCTACAAGgctaaaatgttttcaaaattgaaaattcttattacatttaacatattaaattactttttaaatttagtattttctatTAACTAACTTTTTGGTAGGTACtacatacatgattttataCTAGGAAATATTACTCATCCAATAGATATTACCATACTATATCACAGCGCTTCTCAACCTTTTTAATCTTGCTACCCCcaaaaaagatatatatataaatataatatgctcaaTAACTTCGCAACCCTCCTCCCTATctataaatttgtatcatatcGTCGGGAAAGCCAAATTTTGAACGAAAGATTCATTTTGTAAAtcggtgttttattatttttgaccacCGGTGACCCCCAGCCCGCAGGTTGAGAAACGCtgctatatatattcatttattcgTATAGTTTTGTTAACATGTAGAGCTGGGGCTTGGGATGCACCACAATCTCTTTTACACTATGGTGAATAATCACACACACGACATACGTCACACCGATAAAAACACCTATAacctattgaataatataaataatcataatttgtgcatttatattcaaattcattCAACACGTAGGTAAGTCGATAGGTGTACCGTATGCTTAAAGAAATTGCCTTTATTGAACAATTGGTATTGACGAATCCCCTTAATCATTGATGACCTaaacgaatattttaataaatcaggCGTGTTATCTCAGTTTTTTAAAGTTGAtgcaaataattgtttatagacTATTTTAAAATCGTTACAACTTTATTGGACCACAATATACATGCAGTTGACAAAATTAAGGCTAGGaaattattgtctattatattaaattaaatatttttacaaatattctaAAAGATAGTAATATATTCTaagttgtaataaatttaaaaacaccgaaaagaaaaaaaattatatatacctagctGCGCATATTTTATGAAGAATGAAGATAtgcttttttttcatttagggacaatataaaatgttaaactatttataatgttatcatcAAAGTATTTTTGTATGCTAACGagtttaattattgttgataatcTAAACTAAACTCTAAACACTGATAAAATATCTGACGAGGAACtttccggttttttttttttaatagttttcagcAACGTGTAGTCGGTTTGCAGGTCATCACTGCAGACTATTACGTGCACACCCGTTAGTCTCGTCGCTTTTACCTACTTTGTATTTTGTAGAATCgtgttttcagtattttttttttttatatatatatatatatatatatatatattgattaatataaacacattttgttgtaggtacatttaaaacgtacaaatttactttttatttatatatttttttttacgtattacacaattttaactgcatatttattatttgtatacatcagGTACCTATcaattttttgtacataattttataattttcagtgAGAAAATTCGCCGAGtcctacttataattaatatagaacaataaataacttatagtagataggttatgacttatgacttatgagatttaaaatgtaaattaataggAACGCTATTTTATTGTTCTTTAAATTAGttcaaataatcaataataattaatataaaataaatgtgattttttcatgaaaaatatactAGTTTAAACATAGATTTATGCATATTAACCGTAAAATAAATCTGTTT includes:
- the LOC132922407 gene encoding probable citrate synthase 2, mitochondrial — translated: MSLFRTTASRILEINQVAAPLWTASRSMGCSSTDLKTVVAEKLKQSGEEIKAFRKQHGSTVVGDVTVDMMYGGMRGIKALVTETSVLDADEGIRFRGYSIPECQKLLPKAPGGSEPLPEGLFWLLITGEIPTPEQVKWVSKTWAERAELPSHVVTMLNNLPNTVHPMTQLTSAVALLNSESKFVEAYTKGVHKSQYWEYTYEDSMDLIAKLPVIAATIYRNIYHGGNQVGTIDTERDWSANFTSMLGANTSEEFVELMRLYLTIHSDHEGGNVSAHTTHLVGSALSDPYLSFSAGMAGLAGPLHGLANQEVLVWLQKLRQEVGDSVTKEQLKEFILKTLKSGQVVPGYGHAVLRKTDPRYTCQREFALKHLPKDPLFNLVSQVFEVVPPVLNDLGKVKNPWPNVDAHSGVLLQYYGLKEMNYYTVLFGVSRALGVLASLVWDRGLGLPIERPKSFSTEKMKELVTKLSAKAA